In Fusarium oxysporum f. sp. lycopersici 4287 chromosome 2, whole genome shotgun sequence, a genomic segment contains:
- a CDS encoding hypothetical protein (At least one base has a quality score < 10), giving the protein MTSSTNELDSELESFRQKWISDLRTRSEHPETVEAPAGPSRRPHHGPISSLPHKHVPAPADDGDDDYVQSRAFDQDEPVAQAPQDVHHDRKGKKLVSALDHFEEAMHKEDQGNMGDSLKLYRKAYRLDNGVDRRYREKHFPQKTAPRPVSPTATKASAPEAPQPPKSEEVVEAKPLPIGELIASFSRLKIEPAPPPIEGMPQPPCPVADLPDEILIHILRDVAITDVGDFARLSRACKRLAYLVASEQRIWRRVALGPEVGFSSQIYRFEKGVEWDELPEEEQEGPEIQDGFSLLYPLYTQPGSSFSAHDHEFVSMAAISPQSTMFALDKPQLISLRGAVPFISLHTIDTSVSSVMVHSSAFSAPPNPQMSCTT; this is encoded by the exons ATGACATCAAGCACAAACGAGCTCGACTCGGAACTCGAGTCTTTCCGACAGAAATGGATCTCAGATCTAAGAACGAGGAGTGAACACCCAGAAACTGTTGAGGCTCCGGCTGGACCCTCAAGACGACCTCATCATGGTCCTATCTCATCGTTGCCACACAAGCATGTACCTGCGCCAGCGGATGACGGTGACGATGATTATGTTCAAAGCCGTGCTTTCGATCAAGATGAGCCTGTAGCTCAAGCACCGCAGGATGTTCATCATGATCGGAAGGGAAAGAAACTCGTTTCTGCCCTGGATCATTTTGAGGAGGCGATGCATAAGGAGGACCAGGGTAATATGGGCGATAGTCTCAAGCTCTACCGCAAAGCTTACAGA CTTGACAATGGTGTTGATCGGAGATATCGTGAGAAGCATTTCCCCCAAAAAACAGCCCCGCGACCTGTCTCACCTACAGCTACTAAAGCATCAGCACCAGAGGCTCCTCAACCGCCCAAGTCAGAAGAGGTTGTAGAAGCAAAGCCTCTACCTATAGGTGAACTCATCGCCAGCTTCTCCAGGTTGAAAATCGAGCCTGCCCCTCCTCCTATCGAGGGCATGCCCCAGCCACCCTGTCCTGTGGCCGATCTTCCTGATGAGATCCTCATCCACATCCTCCGCGACGTTGCAATCACAGATGTCGGAGACTTCGCCCGCTTATCCCGAGCGTGCAAGCGTCTCGCGTACCTTGTTGCTTCAGAGCAGCGCATCTGGCGCCGTGTAGCTCTTGGTCCAGAAGTTGGTTTCAGCTCACAGATCTACCGTTTCGAAAAGGGCGTCGAGTGGGACGAACTGCCAGAGGAGGAACAAGAAGGCCCTGAGATTCAGGATGGTTTC AGTCTCTTATACCCTCTGTATACCCAACCTGGAAGCAGCTTTTCCGCTCACGACCACGAATTCGTTTCAATGGCTGCTATATCTCCACAGTCAACTATGTTCGCACTGGACAAGCCTCAACTAATCAGCCTACGTGGGGCAGTCCCATTCATATCGTTACATACTATCGATACCTCCGTTTCTTCCGTGATGGTACACTcatcagccttctcagcacCGCCGAACCCGCAGATGTCGTGCACCACATGA
- a CDS encoding hypothetical protein (At least one base has a quality score < 10) has translation MTSSTNELDSELESFRQKWISDLRTRSEHPETVEAPAGPSRRPHHGPISSLPHKHVPAPADDGDDDYVQSRAFDQDEPVAQAPQDVHHDRKGKKLVSALDHFEEAMHKEDQGNMGDSLKLYRKAYRLDNGVDRRYREKHFPQKTAPRPVSPTATKASAPEAPQPPKSEEVVEAKPLPIGELIASFSRLKIEPAPPPIEGMPQPPCPVADLPDEILIHILRDVAITDVGDFARLSRACKRLAYLVASEQRIWRRVALGPEVGFSSQIYRFEKGVEWDELPEEEQEGPEIQDGFVISPSELAQRKHDANIAFTESLIPSVYPTWKQLFRSRPRIRFNGCYISTVNYVRTGQASTNQPTWGSPIHIVTYYRYLRFFRDGTLISLLSTAEPADVVHHMTREELNVHRGVAQPHLPSAVMALALRGRWRLSTAADRDEGSDTDRPGPAIGKHDRDRDPEGDVFIETEGVGSKYMYRMDLSMRSAGKGSRNNKLIWRGFYSYNKLTDDWGEFGLKNDKPFFFSRVKSYGFGE, from the exons ATGACATCAAGCACAAACGAGCTCGACTCGGAACTCGAGTCTTTCCGACAGAAATGGATCTCAGATCTAAGAACGAGGAGTGAACACCCAGAAACTGTTGAGGCTCCGGCTGGACCCTCAAGACGACCTCATCATGGTCCTATCTCATCGTTGCCACACAAGCATGTACCTGCGCCAGCGGATGACGGTGACGATGATTATGTTCAAAGCCGTGCTTTCGATCAAGATGAGCCTGTAGCTCAAGCACCGCAGGATGTTCATCATGATCGGAAGGGAAAGAAACTCGTTTCTGCCCTGGATCATTTTGAGGAGGCGATGCATAAGGAGGACCAGGGTAATATGGGCGATAGTCTCAAGCTCTACCGCAAAGCTTACAGA CTTGACAATGGTGTTGATCGGAGATATCGTGAGAAGCATTTCCCCCAAAAAACAGCCCCGCGACCTGTCTCACCTACAGCTACTAAAGCATCAGCACCAGAGGCTCCTCAACCGCCCAAGTCAGAAGAGGTTGTAGAAGCAAAGCCTCTACCTATAGGTGAACTCATCGCCAGCTTCTCCAGGTTGAAAATCGAGCCTGCCCCTCCTCCTATCGAGGGCATGCCCCAGCCACCCTGTCCTGTGGCCGATCTTCCTGATGAGATCCTCATCCACATCCTCCGCGACGTTGCAATCACAGATGTCGGAGACTTCGCCCGCTTATCCCGAGCGTGCAAGCGTCTCGCGTACCTTGTTGCTTCAGAGCAGCGCATCTGGCGCCGTGTAGCTCTTGGTCCAGAAGTTGGTTTCAGCTCACAGATCTACCGTTTCGAAAAGGGCGTCGAGTGGGACGAACTGCCAGAGGAGGAACAAGAAGGCCCTGAGATTCAGGATGGTTTCGTAATCAGCCCCTCTGAGCTTGCACAGCGGAAGCACGACGCCAACATTGCTTTCACAGAGTCTCTTATACCCTCTGTATACCCAACCTGGAAGCAGCTTTTCCGCTCACGACCACGAATTCGTTTCAATGGCTGCTATATCTCCACAGTCAACTATGTTCGCACTGGACAAGCCTCAACTAATCAGCCTACGTGGGGCAGTCCCATTCATATCGTTACATACTATCGATACCTCCGTTTCTTCCGTGATGGTACACTcatcagccttctcagcacCGCCGAACCCGCAGATGTCGTGCACCACATGACTCGCGAGGAGCTCAACGTCCACCGCGGCGTTGCACAGCCCCATCTCCCCTCCGCCGTCATGGCTCTCGCTCTTCGCGGTCGCTGGCGCCTGTCCACCGCTGCTGACCGCGATGAAGGCTCTGATACAGACCGACCCGGTCCAGCGATTGGCAAGCATGATCGAGACCGTGATCCAGAAGGTGATGTCTTTATTGAGACCGAGGGCGTAGGATCCAAGTACATGTATCGCATGGACCTCTCTATGCGAAGTGCTGGCAAGGGGTCCCGTAACAACAAACTTATCTGGCGTGGTTTCTACAGCTACAATAAGTTGACGGATGACTGGGGTGAGTTTGGCTTGAAGAACGACAAGCCATTCTTCTTTAGTCGCGTCAAGAGTTATGGGTTTGGGGAATAA
- a CDS encoding hypothetical protein (At least one base has a quality score < 10) — MTSSTNELDSELESFRQKWISDLRTRSEHPETVEAPAGPSRRPHHGPISSLPHKHVPAPADDGDDDYVQSRAFDQDEPVAQAPQDVHHDRKGKKLVSALDHFEEAMHKEDQGNMGDSLKLYRKAYRLDNGVDRRYQAPQPPKSEEVVEAKPLPIGELIASFSRLKIEPAPPPIEGMPQPPCPVADLPDEILIHILRDVAITDVGDFARLSRACKRLAYLVASEQRIWRRVALGPEVGFSSQIYRFEKGVEWDELPEEEQEGPEIQDGFVISPSELAQRKHDANIAFTESLIPSVYPTWKQLFRSRPRIRFNGCYISTVNYVRTGQASTNQPTWGSPIHIVTYYRYLRFFRDGTLISLLSTAEPADVVHHMTREELNVHRGVAQPHLPSAVMALALRGRWRLSTAADRDEGSDTDRPGPAIGKHDRDRDPEGDVFIETEGVGSKYMYRMDLSMRSAGKGSRNNKLIWRGFYSYNKLTDDWGEFGLKNDKPFFFSRVKSYGFGE; from the exons ATGACATCAAGCACAAACGAGCTCGACTCGGAACTCGAGTCTTTCCGACAGAAATGGATCTCAGATCTAAGAACGAGGAGTGAACACCCAGAAACTGTTGAGGCTCCGGCTGGACCCTCAAGACGACCTCATCATGGTCCTATCTCATCGTTGCCACACAAGCATGTACCTGCGCCAGCGGATGACGGTGACGATGATTATGTTCAAAGCCGTGCTTTCGATCAAGATGAGCCTGTAGCTCAAGCACCGCAGGATGTTCATCATGATCGGAAGGGAAAGAAACTCGTTTCTGCCCTGGATCATTTTGAGGAGGCGATGCATAAGGAGGACCAGGGTAATATGGGCGATAGTCTCAAGCTCTACCGCAAAGCTTACAGA CTTGACAATGGTGTTGATCGGAGATATC AGGCTCCTCAACCGCCCAAGTCAGAAGAGGTTGTAGAAGCAAAGCCTCTACCTATAGGTGAACTCATCGCCAGCTTCTCCAGGTTGAAAATCGAGCCTGCCCCTCCTCCTATCGAGGGCATGCCCCAGCCACCCTGTCCTGTGGCCGATCTTCCTGATGAGATCCTCATCCACATCCTCCGCGACGTTGCAATCACAGATGTCGGAGACTTCGCCCGCTTATCCCGAGCGTGCAAGCGTCTCGCGTACCTTGTTGCTTCAGAGCAGCGCATCTGGCGCCGTGTAGCTCTTGGTCCAGAAGTTGGTTTCAGCTCACAGATCTACCGTTTCGAAAAGGGCGTCGAGTGGGACGAACTGCCAGAGGAGGAACAAGAAGGCCCTGAGATTCAGGATGGTTTCGTAATCAGCCCCTCTGAGCTTGCACAGCGGAAGCACGACGCCAACATTGCTTTCACAGAGTCTCTTATACCCTCTGTATACCCAACCTGGAAGCAGCTTTTCCGCTCACGACCACGAATTCGTTTCAATGGCTGCTATATCTCCACAGTCAACTATGTTCGCACTGGACAAGCCTCAACTAATCAGCCTACGTGGGGCAGTCCCATTCATATCGTTACATACTATCGATACCTCCGTTTCTTCCGTGATGGTACACTcatcagccttctcagcacCGCCGAACCCGCAGATGTCGTGCACCACATGACTCGCGAGGAGCTCAACGTCCACCGCGGCGTTGCACAGCCCCATCTCCCCTCCGCCGTCATGGCTCTCGCTCTTCGCGGTCGCTGGCGCCTGTCCACCGCTGCTGACCGCGATGAAGGCTCTGATACAGACCGACCCGGTCCAGCGATTGGCAAGCATGATCGAGACCGTGATCCAGAAGGTGATGTCTTTATTGAGACCGAGGGCGTAGGATCCAAGTACATGTATCGCATGGACCTCTCTATGCGAAGTGCTGGCAAGGGGTCCCGTAACAACAAACTTATCTGGCGTGGTTTCTACAGCTACAATAAGTTGACGGATGACTGGGGTGAGTTTGGCTTGAAGAACGACAAGCCATTCTTCTTTAGTCGCGTCAAGAGTTATGGGTTTGGGGAATAA
- a CDS encoding hypothetical protein (At least one base has a quality score < 10) encodes MMTSAIRPSSQVSISGSGTATMAASQLQPLTYDGGELRIVLVPTSDDGNDASEHDIGGSEVDRRFSSDSYRSYRAPNQSIPTHPIPSLQDAFAESLDEVTSETEGPGKPKLRELDAQGRRGRLLEQAAEDEPFDTLWRYRPGQQQHEMYKLISQITFGVYLLLNSLAADNGQVVTILQGHIDEVDEFLEVMLEDFAQAHKDLTERIALLQLPMANRQAFENMLEDRTFRAKILAGNERIDHILARTNAAMKQWDDDIDAGLRSSEAFMEWLNEHKNIKWPESEPDLDSIYRAMKGNADGWLNTFDDLNNQAQDLNGLVIKLMTIVAEMEKTAGEVSRKTWATIPPFTIPVDEPKSEEPAQVDSPSTRSNTKSLTPVASIRSGESHRASHMTQDDPEVKCPAAGDLAWGWTEEVLVPPTNEEKLRTIFINGIPEGLGGDEGILRLLGACGKLHKWDSEASVTEDHKGVKFGFSDANSGFDDGPLYILQPKVYTPKSAAAPVAPGPETPRFEETSQRRTITPSTIHIPAPEEVEEQTHRRTLTQTVQDAMGLQKRTSLRQRVSLKKNPPESIHIPPRTYAEPPPSRPSPSNTAPRTARSHAPDYTLGSDLEVQQPHRLPRAISHADFSSTQSHVPVMPSPHSEHHQFYHNTIPVRASPHSPLQQRPHTAGPADVQYRPSGYFQGHQRNQPSRMGGMSTLSSVTTATYDDAATVTSRATTQAGGKRVKKKKSAFGWLKKAFSLDEDEKADYEARKAMQYQNQYNNQYYEGHSPKFLDGKRIR; translated from the exons ATGATGACCTCGGCCATTAGGCCTTCGTCACAAGTGTCTATTTCGGGCAGTGGCACCGCCACCATGGCCGCCAGCCAGCTTCAACCGTTAACGTATGACGGGGGTGAGTTGCGAATCGTCCTTGTGCCAACATCCGACGATGGGAACGACGCTTCAGAACATGACATTGGAGGATCAGAGGTCGACCGCCGGTTTTCGTCCGACAGTTATAGATCATATAGAGCGCCGAACCAATCCATTCCGACACACCCTATCCCGTCTTTACAGGATGCCTTTGCCGAATCTCTGGACGAGGTCACATCCGAGACCGAAGGACCCGGTAAACCTAAATTGAGAGAACTTGATGCACAAGGTCGTCGGGGAAGATTATTAGAACAGGCTGCTGAGGACGAACCATTCGACACCTTATGGCGTTATCGACCTGGACAGCAACAGCATGAGATGTACAAACTCATCTCACAAATTACATTTGGTGTATACCTCTTGCTCAATAGTTTGGCTGCCGATAATGGTCAAGTCGTAACCATTCTTCAAGGTCATattgatgaggttgatgagtttCTCGAGGTGATGCTTGAAGACTTTGCGCAGGCTCACAAGGATCTCACAGAGCGCAtcgctcttcttcagcttcccATGGCCAACAGACAAGCCTTCGAAAACATGCTTGAAGATCGGACCTTCAGAGCAAAGATTCTTGCCGGGAATGAGAGGATCGACCATATCCTGGCTCGAACGAATGCTGCCATGAAGCAATGGGACGACGATATTGATGCTGGACTTCGTTCTAGTGAAGCCTTTATGGAATGGCTCAATGAACATAAGAATATTAAATGGCCAGAGTCCGAGCCTGATCTGGACAGTATTTATCGGGCTATGAAGGGCAACGCTGATGGCTGGCTCAACACTTTCGACGACTTGAACAATCAGGCACAGGATCTGAACGGATTGGTTATAAAACTCATGACTATCGTGGCTGAAATGGAGAAGACGGCTGGCGAGGTTAGCCGCAAGACCTGG GCAACCATCCCTCCGTTCACTATCCCGGTCGACGAGCCAAAGTCTGAAGAGCCTGCTCAAGTCGACTCTCCGTCGACAAGATCCAATACGAAATCGCTTACGCCCGTGGCCAGCATTCGTAGTGGTGAGAGTCATCGTGCATCCCACATGACGCAAGACGATCCCGAAGTGAAATGCCCAGCGGCGGGCGACCTGGCTTGGGGATGGACAGAGGAG GTACTTGTTCCCCCAACGAACGAGGAGAAGCTCCGAACGATCTTCATAAACGGCATTCCCGAAGGCTTGGGCGGCGATGAAGGGATCTTACGACTCTTGGGTGCTTGTGGAAAGCTGCATAAGTGGGATTCTGAAGCTAGTGTCACAGAAGACCATAAAGGCGTTAAGTTTGGTTTCAGTGATGCAAATAGCGGTTTCGACGATGGGCCTTTATATATCCTTCAACCCAAGGTCTACACCCCAAAATCCGCCGCAGCTCCTGTGGCTCCAGGCCCTGAGACGCCTCGTTTCGAAGAAACGAGTCAAAGACGAACTATAACACCTTCTACTATACATATCCCTGCTCCcgaagaagttgaggaaCAGACTCACAGACGAACGCTCACCCAGACTGTTCAGGATGCAATGGGACTGCAGAAGCGGACCTCATTGCGGCAACGAGTCTCATTGAAGAAGAATCCACCTGAGTCGATTCACATCCCTCCACGCACCTACGCCGAGCCGCCACCCAGCCGCCCATCTCCCTCTAATACAGCACCCCGTACGGCCAGATCTCATGCGCCCGATTACACCCTTGGCTCCGATCTCGAAGTACAGCAGCCTCATCGACTTCCCCGAGCAATCTCACATGCAGACTtctcatcaactcaatccCATGTCCCTGTGATGCCTTCACCTCACTCCGAGCATCACCAGTTCTATCATAATACGATTCCTGTCCGTGCATCGCCTCATTCTCCTCTACAGCAGAGACCTCATACTGCCGGCCCAGCAGATGTCCAATATCGCCCCTCAGGATATTTCCAAGGTCATCAACGTAACCAGCCTTCTCGAATGGGCGGTATGAGTACTCTCAGTAGTGTCACAACAGCGACCTACGATGATGCCGCTACTGTTACTTCACGAGCTACTACCCAGGCCGGAGGAAAGCGAgttaagaagaagaagagtgcATTTGGATGGCTTAAGAAGGCATTCAGTCTTGATGAGGACGAAAAGGCGGATTATGAAGCACGCAAGGCCATGCAGTACCAGAACCAATACAATAATCAGTATTACGAGGGACACAGTCCCAAGTTCTTGGATGGAAAGAGAATTCGGTAG